The following proteins are co-located in the Anopheles stephensi strain Indian unplaced genomic scaffold, UCI_ANSTEP_V1.0 ucontig428, whole genome shotgun sequence genome:
- the LOC118516998 gene encoding probable glycosidase CRH2, giving the protein MGRLSDLSTHLKELWTTPNAQLEDRKTPAEKMFGRVLRTSFELLRPPTKMPQQSAERARSFEPNDMVYAKVYRRNTWIWVPAVVVKRCGSVMYLVKSDNQRVFRSHVNQLRRRVIARDRGLVDSDHRLPLDVLLDSWSLSSSSSPSVSSSSSSSSPSVSSSSSSSSSSTSLSSSSSSPSSLSSSSLSPSSSSTSPSSSASSSSSSPSSSSSSSSSSPSSSATWISANSSSSQTVPLQTASKIPLQQQTISSPPPAECQRSGDHQEAEPVPPPRRSSRIRRVPRWFNGYQLS; this is encoded by the exons ATGGGCAGGCTGAGCGATTTGTCGACACATTTAAAAGAGCTCTG GACGACTCCAAACGCGCAGCTAGAAGACAGGAAAACACCGGCAGAAAAGATGTTCGGAAGAGTCCTGCGAACAAGCTTCGAACTGCTGCGCCCTCCGACGAAGATGCCTCAACAGTCTGCTGAACGCGCAAGAAGTTTTGAACCGAACGACATGGTGTACGCAAAGGTGTATAGGCGTAATACGTGGATCTGGGTTCCGGCAGTTGTTGTTAAAAGATGTGGGAGTGTAATGTATCTAGTCAAAAGCGATAACCAACGAGTTTTTAGAAGCCATGTTAATCAGTTGCGTCGAAGGGTTATCGCTCGTGATCGTGGGTTGGTGGACAGCGATCATCGCTTACCATTGGATGTCCTGCTGGATTCCTGGAGtttatcgtcatcgtcatcaccatctgtgtcatcgtcttcgtcatcgtcatcaccatctgtgtcatcgtcttcgtcatcgtcatcatcgtctaCGTCATtgtcatcgtcttcgtcatcaccgtcatcattgtcatcgtcttcgttatcaccatcatcgtcttcgacatcaccatcatcgtctgcgtcatcgtcttcgtcatcgccatcatcatcatcgtcttcgtcttcgtcatcaccatcatcatctgcgACTTGGATATCGGCTAACTCATCGTCATCACAAACAGTGCCGTTACAAACTGCGTCGAAGATTCCATTACAACAGCAAACGATATCCTCGCCGCCTCCTGCTGAATGTCAACGAAGCGGTGATCATCAGGAAGCAGAGCCGGTACCTCCACCTCGCCGCTCTTCGAGGATTAGAAGAGTTCCGCGATGGTTCAACGGGTATCAGCTATCTTGA